A single Thermoanaerobacterium sp. RBIITD DNA region contains:
- a CDS encoding HNH endonuclease signature motif containing protein, with translation MYRKNNTTVFNESFNDDTKNQVWKKGFPIPGEDPDIYRRDCCGAIIRKASYGTHGDYGWEIDHIIPVSKGGTDDLSNLQPLHWENNEYKSDNYPNWSCKRRS, from the coding sequence ATGTATAGAAAAAATAATACTACAGTTTTTAATGAATCATTTAATGATGATACAAAAAATCAGGTTTGGAAAAAAGGATTTCCAATACCTGGTGAAGACCCAGATATATATAGACGTGATTGCTGCGGAGCTATAATAAGGAAAGCTTCGTATGGAACGCATGGTGATTATGGCTGGGAAATAGACCATATAATACCTGTGTCAAAAGGAGGAACGGACGATTTAAGTAATCTTCAACCGTTACATTGGGAAAATAATGAATACAAGAGCGATAACTATCCCAACTGGTCCTGTAAAAGAAGAAGTTAA
- a CDS encoding FxLYD domain-containing protein: MYCKNCGYKMGDNLHICPYCGALVDNTSKEAKTSNKRYWLIPFSFAIMVAIAVTFYFFYEIGVNKKVEEIRAKAEDMALQGNFDTALNFAKKGLALRPNHKVLQQDLALINFGKTVYEKLETANKYADDKKFDLALKSISAVDKDLEGRSGEYFDMLSNLSKKYKTQVEVKQLYDDAKNKNTIDELADALSRLSYIDSPDAKNIDKLIRQKIANMAYSNANELLKDKQFNEALKVIEKAMQYDSSNAKLISFKKTIVDQKTAFENAEAQRMQQAMISAAKEDAMNRTNAVSVLNVKNYINGYGDFVIEGEIKNVATKPIYEVEIYYAIYDANGNTIGDGNTYVYPVYLSPLQKGSFSNIHYGLSNADHIKITGVNWYID, encoded by the coding sequence ATGTACTGCAAGAATTGCGGCTATAAAATGGGAGACAATCTTCATATCTGTCCTTACTGTGGAGCATTAGTGGATAATACATCTAAAGAAGCAAAAACTTCAAATAAAAGATATTGGCTCATTCCTTTTAGTTTTGCCATAATGGTTGCCATAGCGGTAACTTTTTATTTTTTCTATGAAATAGGTGTCAATAAGAAAGTGGAAGAAATACGGGCAAAAGCGGAAGATATGGCTTTACAGGGGAATTTTGATACTGCATTAAATTTTGCTAAAAAGGGTTTGGCTTTGCGCCCTAATCATAAAGTATTACAACAAGACCTGGCTTTAATAAATTTTGGCAAAACGGTATATGAAAAATTAGAAACAGCTAATAAGTATGCTGATGATAAAAAATTTGATTTAGCATTAAAATCCATTTCTGCAGTTGATAAAGACCTTGAAGGTCGAAGTGGTGAGTATTTTGACATGCTTTCTAATCTCAGCAAAAAGTATAAAACACAGGTAGAAGTAAAACAACTGTATGATGATGCCAAAAACAAAAATACAATTGATGAGTTGGCTGATGCATTGTCTAGATTAAGCTATATAGATAGTCCAGATGCAAAGAATATAGATAAATTAATACGTCAGAAAATTGCCAATATGGCTTACTCAAATGCCAATGAGTTGTTAAAGGATAAACAGTTTAATGAAGCATTAAAAGTGATAGAAAAAGCTATGCAATACGATAGTTCAAATGCTAAACTTATTTCATTTAAAAAAACTATAGTAGATCAGAAAACTGCTTTTGAAAACGCAGAAGCACAGAGAATGCAGCAAGCTATGATTTCTGCAGCCAAAGAAGATGCCATGAACAGGACCAATGCAGTCAGCGTATTAAATGTTAAAAATTACATCAATGGTTATGGGGATTTTGTGATAGAAGGAGAAATTAAAAATGTAGCCACAAAACCTATATATGAAGTAGAAATTTATTATGCAATATATGATGCAAATGGAAATACTATTGGAGATGGCAATACATATGTATATCCAGTTTATTTGTCACCATTGCAAAAAGGAAGTTTTTCCAATATACACTATGGGCTTTCAAATGCTGATCATATAAAAATAACTGGGGTAAACTGGTATATTGATTAA
- a CDS encoding trypsin-like peptidase domain-containing protein, with translation MGETKKDSKNSLIINLLITILIIEIGLVAFNYINKEFHQQVITGNSKLGQYNAIKSSQTKDSKQTSIKSIISDNQEKVMYIEVNDGGDMVTGSGFLYDTNGDIITNAHVVSGASTVKVKTYDGKEYNGTVIGKGEDIDVALINVPGLAGRTPVKISSRKGEVGDPVIAMGSPLGLQNTVTTGIISGVDRDFTIAPYVYKGVYQISAPISPGSSGGPLLDQNTGEVLGVNSAGTIEGVIGFSIPINQVLPLVENWAKNPSKPQTNEYAVDSTEQLDNGQSIKEEAEALVQYFYQCINSQDYVTAYSLLGSDWQSGTTYQDFRNGYLRTEYVNIQNIISNYKDNNHVEVTITIEAQELTGQDTVVTSLYMCTYDIGYENDQLKILSGKFRKI, from the coding sequence ATGGGAGAGACAAAAAAAGATTCTAAAAATTCTTTAATTATTAATTTACTTATAACAATTCTGATAATAGAAATTGGACTTGTTGCATTTAATTATATTAACAAAGAATTTCATCAACAAGTAATTACAGGTAACTCAAAATTAGGCCAATATAACGCTATAAAAAGTTCACAAACAAAAGATTCAAAACAAACTAGCATTAAGTCTATAATATCTGATAATCAGGAAAAAGTTATGTACATCGAGGTCAACGATGGAGGCGATATGGTAACAGGTTCTGGATTTTTATACGACACTAATGGCGATATCATAACAAATGCTCATGTAGTTAGTGGTGCTTCTACAGTAAAAGTAAAAACATATGATGGAAAGGAATATAACGGTACAGTCATAGGCAAGGGTGAAGATATAGATGTAGCTTTAATAAATGTACCTGGACTGGCAGGAAGAACTCCTGTTAAAATATCATCGAGAAAAGGGGAAGTCGGCGATCCTGTCATTGCCATGGGAAGTCCACTGGGGTTACAGAATACAGTTACGACGGGAATAATAAGCGGTGTTGACAGAGATTTTACAATTGCACCATATGTGTACAAAGGGGTATATCAGATATCAGCTCCTATATCGCCTGGTAGTAGTGGAGGCCCACTATTGGATCAAAATACAGGAGAGGTTCTAGGAGTAAATTCAGCCGGGACTATTGAAGGGGTAATAGGTTTCTCCATACCCATAAATCAAGTATTACCACTTGTGGAGAATTGGGCGAAAAATCCATCAAAACCTCAGACAAATGAATATGCCGTTGATTCTACAGAGCAACTTGATAATGGTCAATCTATTAAAGAAGAAGCCGAAGCTTTAGTTCAGTATTTTTATCAATGCATCAATTCGCAGGATTATGTTACCGCATATTCACTTTTAGGCAGTGATTGGCAAAGCGGAACAACATATCAAGATTTTCGAAATGGCTATCTTAGAACAGAATATGTTAATATTCAAAACATTATATCTAATTACAAAGATAATAATCATGTAGAAGTTACTATAACAATAGAAGCTCAGGAACTCACTGGTCAAGATACTGTTGTGACAAGTCTTTATATGTGTACATACGATATAGGTTATGAAAATGACCAATTGAAAATCTTAAGTGGTAAATTTAGAAAAATTTAA
- a CDS encoding alpha-1,2-fucosyltransferase, whose product MVIVKILGGLGNQMFQYAFYESLKSKNKHVKLDINDFKNYNLHNGYELDKIFDVDKNYCTAAEAEKLKDCSSNIISRIRRKIIGKKKTYYIEKVGYYDPDVFKKDNIYFDGYWQSERYFIDIKEIIRSKFQFKKNLDGKNIKILQKIISSDSVSIHIRRGDYVSNPEAAKKHGNICNIKYYEHAFEIIYSNISKPSFFVFSDDINWVKENLRIDNAFYIDWNKRKESYKDMYLMSRCKHNIIANSTFSWWGAWLNKNKNKIVIAPNRWFSKKDLNNNDIIPNSWLKI is encoded by the coding sequence ATGGTAATTGTAAAAATATTAGGTGGTCTAGGAAATCAGATGTTTCAATATGCTTTTTATGAATCCTTAAAGAGTAAGAATAAACATGTAAAATTAGATATAAATGATTTTAAAAATTATAACCTTCATAATGGATATGAACTTGATAAAATCTTTGATGTTGATAAAAATTATTGTACAGCTGCTGAAGCTGAAAAATTAAAGGATTGTAGTAGTAATATTATCTCAAGAATTAGAAGAAAAATAATTGGAAAAAAGAAAACATATTATATTGAAAAAGTAGGTTATTATGATCCTGATGTTTTTAAAAAAGATAATATTTATTTTGATGGGTATTGGCAAAGTGAAAGATATTTTATAGATATTAAAGAAATTATAAGAAGTAAATTTCAATTCAAAAAAAATCTAGATGGAAAAAATATAAAAATTTTACAAAAGATAATATCTAGTGACTCTGTAAGTATTCATATTCGAAGGGGGGATTATGTCTCAAATCCCGAGGCAGCAAAAAAACATGGAAATATTTGTAATATCAAGTATTATGAACACGCTTTTGAAATTATTTATTCTAATATTTCAAAACCTAGTTTTTTTGTTTTCTCAGATGACATTAATTGGGTAAAGGAAAATTTAAGAATAGATAATGCTTTTTATATTGATTGGAATAAAAGGAAAGAAAGCTATAAAGATATGTATCTTATGAGTCGTTGTAAACACAATATAATTGCAAACAGTACGTTTAGTTGGTGGGGGGCATGGCTTAATAAAAATAAAAATAAAATCGTAATAGCACCTAATAGATGGTTTAGTAAAAAAGACTTGAATAATAATGATATTATACCTAATTCGTGGCTAAAAATTTAA
- a CDS encoding sugar transferase: MWYKKWSIILDISALVLAFIIALYLRFNFNMNIMSKRWYLSTFIILLTIDFLILYFKGLYDNKHWPLFNQIGIIIDGMVYSVFIYLFISYFIKMTYFSRLTLIYIFIIGLLLQIIFKSILLYLQKQRYKRGLDLSNALILGNYSNESSEIINKLMSHEFGINVVGILSDDDINYDDLNKLGDIKNFNIVIDKYKIDTIFIVSKIDKTEEIINMCLSKYISVYSINNSINLSNYPMEIEVIDDMPILKLKDVFIGGFEGHVKRLLDFTLSFIALIILSPLLIIIALLIKIDSPGPVFFVQNRIGLNGKLFKAYKFRTMVINAEKILLKWLEENPQIRDEYLINHKLKDDPRITRVGKFLRKTSLDELPQLFNVLKGDMSLVGPRPYLVRELDEIRHYAKFLWRVPPGITGLWQISGRSEVDFEGRLKMDMQYISNWNIWLDLNILFKTIPAVLKKDGAY, from the coding sequence ATGTGGTATAAAAAATGGAGTATTATACTTGATATTAGTGCATTGGTTTTAGCTTTTATAATTGCTTTATATCTTAGATTTAATTTCAATATGAATATAATGTCAAAAAGATGGTATTTAAGCACATTTATTATCTTATTAACGATAGATTTTTTAATTTTATACTTTAAAGGATTATATGATAATAAGCATTGGCCTTTATTTAATCAGATAGGAATAATAATTGATGGAATGGTTTATTCAGTATTTATATATCTATTTATATCATATTTTATTAAAATGACGTATTTTTCAAGATTAACACTTATATACATATTTATTATTGGGTTACTGCTACAAATAATATTCAAATCAATTTTACTATATTTACAAAAACAGAGATATAAAAGAGGCTTAGATTTAAGTAATGCATTGATACTGGGGAATTATTCAAATGAATCAAGTGAAATAATTAATAAGCTTATGTCGCATGAATTTGGGATAAACGTAGTGGGTATTTTATCTGATGATGATATAAATTATGATGATTTAAATAAATTAGGAGATATTAAAAATTTTAATATTGTTATTGATAAATATAAAATCGATACAATATTTATAGTATCAAAAATTGATAAAACAGAAGAAATAATAAATATGTGCCTTAGCAAGTACATAAGCGTTTATTCAATTAATAACAGTATAAATCTTTCAAACTATCCGATGGAAATAGAGGTAATTGATGATATGCCTATTTTAAAATTAAAGGATGTATTTATTGGCGGATTCGAAGGACATGTAAAGAGACTTTTGGATTTTACGCTGTCATTTATTGCGTTAATTATTTTATCGCCTTTATTAATTATAATAGCACTATTAATAAAAATTGATTCTCCAGGTCCTGTATTTTTTGTTCAAAATAGAATAGGATTAAATGGAAAATTATTTAAAGCATATAAATTTAGGACAATGGTTATAAATGCCGAAAAAATTTTATTAAAATGGTTAGAGGAAAATCCGCAGATAAGAGATGAGTATTTAATAAATCATAAACTTAAAGATGATCCGAGGATAACAAGAGTAGGAAAATTTTTAAGGAAAACAAGTCTTGACGAATTACCACAATTGTTTAATGTACTAAAAGGTGATATGAGCTTGGTAGGACCGAGGCCTTATCTTGTGAGAGAATTAGACGAGATACGTCATTATGCAAAATTCTTATGGAGAGTTCCACCTGGAATTACTGGTTTATGGCAAATAAGTGGACGAAGTGAAGTAGATTTTGAAGGACGATTAAAAATGGATATGCAATACATATCAAATTGGAATATTTGGCTTGATCTTAATATACTTTTTAAAACTATACCAGCAGTACTTAAAAAAGACGGTGCTTATTGA
- a CDS encoding IS110 family transposase: protein MPSTLFVGIDVSSQSNSVFFIDQDGNNLIKKPFSVSNDIPGADSIISEVISHANAINASCVKIGMEATSHYAWHLHLHLASSPDLAPFNPKFFVMNPGVVKGFKKAYTYLPKTDDFDARIIADCVRFGRVNPTPMPDFRYAALQRLTRFRYHLVQTISSEKSRALNLLYLKFSSFKEDCPFSDVFGSASTSVFDSFTPDEIAVMPVEELVDFVLSHGNNRLKNPEEIAKTLKSAANRAYRLNPDMCDTVSMTLTMTLENIRFLESQLKKLDKEISKQLNGFRQTLTTIPGFGNVLAAGLVAEIGDVKRFKNECAVAKFAGLVWNKYQSGNFSAEDTSLAKCGNQYLRYYLVEAANCVRIHAKEYADFYCKKYNEVTKHQHKRALVLTARKLVRLVFAMLSKGQIYQPGGNG, encoded by the coding sequence GTGCCCAGTACTTTATTCGTCGGTATAGACGTTAGCAGTCAATCTAATTCTGTTTTCTTTATTGATCAAGATGGCAATAACCTCATTAAGAAACCTTTTTCGGTTTCTAATGATATCCCAGGTGCTGATTCTATCATCTCTGAGGTGATTTCTCATGCTAACGCTATTAATGCTTCCTGTGTCAAAATTGGTATGGAAGCCACTTCTCATTATGCATGGCACCTCCATCTTCACCTGGCTTCTTCTCCTGACCTGGCACCTTTTAACCCTAAATTCTTTGTTATGAATCCAGGTGTCGTCAAGGGTTTTAAAAAGGCTTATACCTATTTGCCTAAAACTGACGATTTTGATGCCAGAATCATTGCTGATTGTGTCAGATTCGGTAGGGTAAACCCTACTCCTATGCCTGACTTTAGGTATGCTGCGCTACAGCGCCTTACTCGTTTTAGATACCATCTGGTACAAACTATATCCAGTGAAAAGAGCAGAGCTTTGAACCTCCTTTATCTCAAGTTCTCTTCATTCAAGGAAGATTGTCCTTTTAGCGACGTCTTTGGCTCAGCATCTACTTCTGTTTTTGATTCTTTTACTCCTGATGAGATCGCTGTTATGCCTGTGGAGGAACTTGTGGATTTTGTCTTGAGTCATGGCAACAATAGATTGAAAAATCCCGAAGAAATTGCTAAGACACTTAAGTCTGCTGCTAATAGGGCATATCGTCTTAATCCTGACATGTGCGATACTGTTAGCATGACTTTGACCATGACTCTTGAAAATATCAGATTTCTTGAGTCACAGCTTAAAAAACTTGACAAAGAAATCTCTAAACAGCTTAATGGCTTTCGCCAAACTCTGACTACTATTCCAGGTTTCGGTAATGTACTAGCCGCAGGCCTTGTAGCTGAGATTGGCGATGTTAAGCGGTTTAAAAATGAATGTGCTGTAGCTAAATTTGCAGGCCTCGTGTGGAATAAATATCAATCTGGCAACTTTAGTGCTGAAGATACCTCTTTAGCTAAGTGTGGTAACCAGTATTTAAGGTACTATCTTGTAGAAGCAGCTAATTGCGTAAGGATACACGCAAAAGAGTATGCTGATTTCTACTGCAAGAAGTACAATGAGGTTACAAAACACCAGCATAAGAGAGCCCTCGTTTTAACGGCACGTAAGCTTGTAAGACTGGTCTTTGCCATGCTGAGTAAAGGCCAAATCTACCAACCGGGAGGTAATGGATAG
- a CDS encoding mannose-1-phosphate guanylyltransferase: MITGVIMAGGKGERFWPKSRIKMPKQFLKLYGDKTMIQQTVDRLKRLMPIENIFVVTNIDYAGLISDQIPELPTENILIEPMGKNTAACIGLAAIHTERLDRDSIMVVVPSDHVIKDEETYLGVLKAAIEKAKAGNNLVTIGIKPLHPETGYGYINFKKITNEIFHNNPVHKVERFVEKPDHDTAVKYVESGDYLWNSGMFIWKTSTILNVIKENMPQLYSALNVIKENFDSDEIEKILYEEYSKLESISIDYGIMEKAKNVYVVPGDFGWDDVGSWTSIERLYEKDENGNVIKGNVVSVDTKKCIITGSDKLIATLGIEDVIIVDTEDALLICSKDKAQNVKEVLKELKKKKAEYL, encoded by the coding sequence ATGATAACAGGTGTAATCATGGCAGGGGGAAAGGGCGAAAGGTTTTGGCCCAAAAGCAGGATAAAGATGCCAAAGCAGTTTTTAAAGCTATATGGTGATAAAACCATGATTCAGCAGACGGTAGATAGGCTAAAGAGACTTATGCCAATTGAAAATATTTTTGTTGTTACAAACATAGATTATGCAGGTTTGATTAGCGACCAGATACCAGAGCTTCCGACAGAAAATATATTGATAGAGCCTATGGGAAAAAATACAGCAGCTTGCATAGGTCTTGCAGCCATACATACAGAAAGGCTTGATAGAGATTCTATCATGGTAGTAGTGCCATCAGATCACGTAATAAAAGATGAAGAAACTTATTTAGGAGTGTTGAAAGCAGCAATAGAAAAAGCAAAAGCAGGCAACAATCTTGTCACAATAGGCATAAAGCCGCTGCATCCGGAGACAGGATACGGATATATAAACTTTAAGAAGATTACAAATGAGATATTTCATAACAATCCTGTACACAAAGTAGAAAGATTCGTAGAAAAGCCAGATCATGATACAGCAGTGAAATATGTAGAAAGCGGAGACTATTTATGGAATAGCGGCATGTTCATCTGGAAGACATCTACAATACTAAATGTGATAAAAGAAAATATGCCACAATTATACAGTGCATTAAATGTTATAAAGGAAAACTTTGATTCAGATGAGATAGAGAAAATCTTATACGAGGAATATTCAAAACTTGAAAGCATATCGATAGATTACGGCATAATGGAAAAGGCCAAGAATGTATATGTAGTGCCAGGAGACTTTGGTTGGGACGATGTAGGAAGCTGGACATCAATAGAAAGATTATACGAAAAAGATGAGAATGGCAACGTCATAAAAGGCAATGTCGTAAGCGTAGACACAAAGAAATGCATCATAACAGGAAGCGATAAACTCATCGCAACACTCGGCATAGAAGATGTAATAATCGTAGACACAGAAGACGCACTTTTAATATGTTCAAAAGATAAAGCGCAAAATGTGAAAGAAGTATTGAAGGAATTGAAAAAGAAGAAGGCGGAGTATTTGTAA
- a CDS encoding UDP-glucose/GDP-mannose dehydrogenase family protein, producing the protein MNISVAGTGYVGLVTAVCLAEIGHNVTCVDIDKKKINIMKSGKSPIFEPGLEELMIKNSKRLTYTTDYKEAYKDADVIFIAVGTPEKKDGSANLKYVYEVTKQIAESVEKNCVVAVKSTVPVGTNDKIERILKENLKHNVYVEVASNPEFLSQGTAVRDTLKANRIVLGVETKYAEELLRKVYDGFGLPYVITDRRSAEMIKYASNDFLALKISYINEIANLCEIVGANIENVAKGMGMDPRIGDKFLRAGIGYGGSCFPKDTKALNWLANFNDYELKTIKAAIEVNESQKIKLIKKARKYYDNFSGLNVAVLGLTFKPGTDDLREAPSLQNIPILLEDGANIKAWDPVGIENYKKIYPKEIKYCNTIEETLKDADICFIFTEWSEIKNFNISLFSKLMKNPLVIDGRNCYDLEKVKTAGIIYESIGRSTINGLISSNDNATYDDEAAASISK; encoded by the coding sequence ATGAATATTTCAGTAGCAGGCACAGGTTATGTAGGTTTGGTTACTGCAGTATGCCTTGCAGAAATAGGGCATAATGTAACTTGTGTTGACATTGATAAGAAAAAAATTAATATAATGAAGTCTGGAAAGTCACCAATATTTGAGCCGGGTCTTGAAGAATTAATGATTAAAAATAGTAAGAGATTAACTTATACGACTGATTATAAGGAAGCTTATAAAGATGCAGATGTTATTTTTATAGCTGTTGGTACTCCTGAAAAAAAAGATGGTTCGGCAAATTTGAAATATGTATATGAGGTTACAAAACAAATAGCTGAATCTGTAGAAAAGAATTGTGTAGTTGCTGTAAAATCAACTGTACCTGTTGGAACAAATGATAAAATTGAAAGAATCTTAAAAGAAAACTTAAAACACAATGTTTATGTAGAAGTTGCATCAAACCCTGAATTTTTATCACAGGGGACAGCTGTTAGAGATACATTAAAAGCAAATCGTATAGTACTAGGAGTTGAAACAAAATATGCCGAAGAACTATTGAGAAAAGTATACGATGGTTTTGGACTTCCATACGTAATAACAGATAGAAGAAGCGCTGAAATGATAAAATATGCATCAAACGATTTTCTTGCTTTAAAAATTTCGTATATAAATGAAATAGCAAACCTATGTGAGATTGTCGGTGCAAATATAGAAAATGTTGCAAAAGGTATGGGAATGGATCCCCGCATAGGAGATAAGTTTTTAAGAGCTGGCATCGGTTATGGTGGTTCATGCTTTCCAAAAGATACAAAGGCACTAAATTGGTTGGCAAATTTTAACGATTATGAGTTAAAAACTATTAAAGCTGCAATCGAAGTGAATGAAAGCCAAAAGATAAAACTCATTAAAAAGGCAAGAAAATATTATGATAATTTTAGTGGTTTAAATGTCGCAGTTCTCGGGCTTACATTCAAACCAGGTACAGATGATTTAAGGGAAGCACCGTCACTGCAGAATATACCAATACTTCTAGAAGATGGAGCTAATATTAAAGCATGGGATCCTGTCGGCATTGAAAATTATAAAAAGATATATCCTAAAGAGATAAAGTATTGCAATACAATAGAGGAAACACTTAAAGATGCTGATATTTGCTTTATATTTACTGAATGGTCAGAAATTAAAAACTTTAATATATCGCTATTCTCAAAGTTAATGAAAAATCCTTTAGTTATTGATGGAAGAAATTGTTATGATTTAGAGAAGGTAAAGACGGCTGGAATCATATACGAGTCAATAGGAAGAAGTACAATTAATGGATTAATTTCAAGCAACGATAATGCAACTTATGATGATGAGGCCGCAGCTTCAATAAGTAAATAA
- a CDS encoding IS110 family transposase, translated as MIPVKIFKGVDLYTRHFECCCRLDIHKESVVACLLKGPINKQPTSEIRIFSTLLSDLDSLKAWLVEESCMHMAMESTGIYWVSVYETLETAFDGRMFLIVANARHMKNVPGKKTDMKDAEWIATLLRAGLLNRSFIPKKDIREVRDLTRYRISVISDITSQKNRIEKFLQSCGFRLSSFISDIFGASGSAIIKHLYTHGSITIKDLDSCLKTKTRRRINEIMQAINGRLDKHQMQFLKMMFSHLENLKAHLSEVESQINSFIQKYDHQIELIDGIPGIDKIAAPTILAEIGTNKSKFKTAEHICSWAGLSPGNNESAGKKNEQTSIKVTHI; from the coding sequence ATCATTCCTGTCAAAATATTTAAAGGAGTTGATTTATATACAAGACATTTTGAATGCTGCTGCAGACTTGATATCCACAAAGAATCCGTAGTTGCATGTCTTCTCAAAGGACCGATTAACAAGCAACCCACCTCTGAAATCAGAATATTTTCAACACTGCTTTCAGACCTTGATTCTCTAAAAGCATGGCTTGTTGAAGAAAGCTGCATGCATATGGCTATGGAAAGTACAGGTATATATTGGGTGTCTGTCTATGAAACTCTTGAAACAGCATTTGATGGACGTATGTTTCTAATTGTTGCCAATGCAAGGCATATGAAGAACGTACCCGGCAAGAAGACTGATATGAAAGATGCGGAATGGATTGCTACTCTTCTAAGAGCTGGTCTTCTCAACAGAAGTTTTATTCCGAAAAAAGATATCCGAGAGGTCAGGGACCTCACAAGATATCGTATAAGCGTTATATCAGATATAACTTCACAAAAGAATCGTATTGAGAAGTTTTTACAAAGCTGTGGTTTCAGGCTTTCATCTTTCATATCAGATATATTTGGTGCTTCTGGCAGTGCAATAATAAAGCATCTTTACACTCACGGCAGCATTACTATCAAGGATCTTGATAGTTGTCTTAAAACCAAAACCCGCAGAAGGATAAATGAAATAATGCAGGCTATAAATGGCAGACTGGACAAACACCAGATGCAGTTTCTTAAAATGATGTTTAGTCATCTCGAGAATCTTAAAGCCCATCTTTCAGAGGTAGAGAGCCAGATTAATTCATTTATTCAAAAGTATGACCATCAAATAGAGCTAATAGATGGTATACCAGGTATAGATAAAATAGCTGCACCTACAATACTTGCAGAAATCGGCACTAATAAGAGTAAATTCAAAACTGCTGAACATATTTGTTCCTGGGCTGGGTTAAGTCCAGGTAACAATGAAAGCGCAGGTAAAAAAAACGAGCAAACATCAATAAAGGTAACCCATATATAA
- a CDS encoding HD domain-containing protein — protein MEKGKFADYAIREGNVKWNDSIKRQKELYDREDELRSPFYRDYNHIFNCMAFRRLKHKTQVFFATHNDHICTRMEHVNHVMSISYDISSYLGLNTDLTLAIAIGHDIGHAPFGHAGETILRNLAEKYLEDNFWHEKNGLRFADKYETLQDPYGNEENLNLTYAVRDGIISHCGEIKERSLKPRDNVIDLYSITKPNEYSPFTWEGCVVKISDKIAFIGRDIEDAIMLKVLSKRNIIELYKIIENDINIKISDINNTVIIHNFLIDLCRHSDPLNGLRFSEKYLILIDHLKKFCYSYI, from the coding sequence ATGGAAAAGGGGAAATTTGCTGATTACGCCATTAGGGAAGGAAATGTTAAATGGAATGATTCAATAAAAAGGCAAAAAGAGTTATACGACAGAGAAGATGAATTAAGAAGTCCATTTTACAGGGATTATAATCACATATTTAATTGCATGGCTTTTAGAAGATTAAAACATAAAACACAAGTGTTTTTTGCTACACATAATGATCATATATGTACTAGAATGGAACATGTAAATCATGTAATGTCTATAAGTTATGATATATCGAGCTATCTTGGATTAAATACCGATTTGACTTTAGCTATTGCTATTGGACATGATATAGGTCACGCTCCATTTGGTCATGCAGGAGAAACAATTTTGAGAAACTTAGCCGAGAAATATTTAGAAGATAATTTTTGGCATGAAAAGAATGGCTTAAGATTTGCAGATAAATATGAAACTTTACAAGATCCGTATGGTAATGAAGAAAACTTAAATTTAACATATGCAGTTAGAGATGGTATAATTTCACATTGTGGTGAGATAAAAGAAAGATCTTTAAAACCTCGAGACAATGTAATTGATTTATATTCTATCACAAAGCCAAATGAATATTCGCCTTTTACTTGGGAAGGATGTGTTGTTAAGATATCAGATAAGATTGCCTTTATTGGGAGAGACATAGAAGATGCTATTATGCTAAAAGTTTTGTCAAAAAGAAATATAATAGAATTATATAAAATTATTGAAAATGACATTAATATAAAAATATCTGATATCAATAATACAGTTATAATTCATAATTTTTTAATAGATTTGTGTAGGCATAGTGATCCTTTAAATGGATTAAGATTTTCTGAAAAATATTTAATTTTAATTGATCATCTAAAAAAATTTTGCTATTCGTATATATAA